TCGAAGGCATGCGCGAAAAGCCGGAAGAAATTTTCAACTTTTCCCGGCGAATAGAGGAACTGCGCGTGCAGGTCTCGTTCGTGATGGAGTCCGAGGACCGCAACACCGTGTTCTGGATTGAGCGGCGGAGCTTTGGGCGGGAAGGCCGCAGCGGCCCGGCAAATGTATTCTTGCAGGCCACTCCCATCGATGTCGCGCCGATTCTGCGCTCCTGCGTCTTCGATAAGCTCGAGACCGCAGTGCTGACCTCGGCCACGCTGGCGGTCGGCCCTGGTTTTGAATACATTCGCCGACGGCTGGGAATCGAGCACGCCCGCGAACTGGTGTTGCCTTCACACTTCGATTATCCCAATCAGACTCTGCTCTACGTTCCGACCGATCTGCCCGATCCGCGCACTCCGCAGTTCGTAGGGCGCGCTACGGAGTGCATCCGCAGGTTATTAGAAATCACTCGTGGCCGCGCCTTTTGCCTGTTCACCAGTTACGCCCAGATGCGGGAAATCTATAACCGCCTATTGGGAGAACTGGAATATCCCATGCTCCTGCAGGGCGATGCTCCGAAAACCGCGCTGCTCGAAGAATTCCGGCTCACGCCCAACGCCGTGCTCTTCGCCACTGCTTCGTTCTGGCAGGGCGTAGATGTCCAGGGCGAACAGCTCAGCGCCGTCATCGTTGATCGTTTACCCTTTTCTGTGCCTAGCGATCCGGTGGTAGCCGCACGCGTGAGCTCGATTAACTCCGAAGGCGGCAATGCGTTTTACGAATATCAGGTGCCCGCAGCGGTCATTACGCTGAAACAAGGCTTCGGACGACTGATCCGGTCACTCCACGATCGCGGACTGCTCGCTCTGCTGGACAATCGCATTGTGAAGAAATCATATGGACGCGTATTTGTGGAGAGTCTTCCAAATTACCGGCGAACGATGGACTTGGCGCAGGTGGAGCAGTTCTTCGGAGTGGAATAGTCGCCGCCGTAAGCTCGCGGACAGGAGTGTCCGCCTTATACAAGCATCTTAAGATGTAGGGCAGGCACTCTTGTTTGCCCGGCGCTGCAGCTTCAGTCTCACCTCGTTGGTCGGTTTGAACCCCATCGCTTGCTCGTTCCGCCCGCATGTCACAGCAGGTTACAATATAAGATTACTGACGCTAGGCGCGCGGCTCCTGTAGTTATGCGGGCCGCAGGGGAATCCATGTTCGAAGTCACGGTGGAAGACACATTCGCCGCCGGCCACGCTTTGCGCGGCTACCGGGGAAAGTGTGAGAACCCGCACGGCCACAATTACAAAGTACGGGTGACCCTTGAGGGCGAAAAGCTGGATGGCATCGGCCTGCTCTTCGATTTTAAGGACTTGAAAGCGGTGATGGCGGACATTATTGATCGGCTCGATCACCAGTATCTGAACGACATTGAGCCGTTCAAGGCGGAAAACCCTTCGGCAGAGAATCTCGCTCGATACTTTTACCAGGAGACGAACGGCAAGCTGCGTTCCGTGGCAAATGGTCGCGTGCGCGTAAAAGACGTCATTGTGTGGGAAACGGATACCACTACCGCCAGATACTTTGAGGGTTGAGCGGGAGTCATGAGTCGTTCACTGATTGAATCATTGAATCAATGAGACATTGTGTCCCCTTCTGTTTAGTCAACGCTGAATGCCTCAATGAACCATTAATTCAATATAGTTCCAATGCAGATCACGGAGATTTACAAGTCGCTGCAGGGTGAATCTTCCTACGCCGGTCTGCCCTGCATCTTTGTGCGGCTCACTGCTTGCAACTTGCGCTGCTCGTGGTGCGACAGCGAGTACACCTTTACCGGCGGCAAGAAGATGACCTTGGAAGAAGTCGAGCGGGAAGTGCATCGGCTCAACGGCGGCGCACCGGATTCGCCAGCAAATCCCAGCAACGGCACGCGCCACTCCACCAAGCTGGTGGAGATCACCGGCGGCGAGCCTATGCTGCAGGAGCGCGAAGTGGTTCCGCTAATGCAGCGACTGGTGGCCGATGGGTACACAGTACTGCTCGAAACCAGCGGCGAACGGCCGCTGGCGACCGTTCCCAAAGAGGTGATCAAGGTCGTAGATGTAAAGTGCCCGCATTCTGGCGCCGCAGATACCTTCCGGGAAGCAAACCTGGAGGCGCTTACGAGGCACGACGAAGTAAAGTTTGTGCTCAGTGACCGCACCGACTATGAATTTGCTCGCGCATTTATAGAGCAGCAGAATCTTGGCCGGCGAGTGGCGTCCGTGATCCTCTCACCCGCGTTCCGCAAGGACGCAACCGGAAGACGAGACAGCTCGCATTGCCTGCTCGATCCCCGCGAGTTGACGGACTGGATGCTGGCGGACGGCCTGCAAGCCCGCCTCGGATTGCAGTTGCATAAGTTCATCTGGGACCCGGCGGAAAAAGGAGTGTGATGAAGAGCGTCAATGACTCGTTGATTCAATGGTATTTAGCTGGGCAGCGGCTCGGCAGGAGATGACATCTAAGTTGTTGGACACTCGAAATATTGATACTAGGAAGGTTCCAGCTGATCCCAGGCATAAGGCCCGGGCTGTTGTGTTATTGAGCGGCGGGATGGATTCCTGCGTTTGCGCCGCCTTAGCGGTTCGCGATTATGATGCTGCGGCGTTGCACGTCAGCTATGGGCAACGCACGGAAAAGCGGGAGCGGCAGGCGTTTCTCGCGATTTGCGATCGGCTGCGTATTCGCCAGCGGCTGATGGTACGAAATGACTCGTTGCACGCGGTTGGCGGTTCGGCGCTTACAGATCCTGATCTTGCCGTTCCAACCGCGAGTGAGGTGATTGGCGGCGAAATACCCATCACCTATGTGCCTTTTCGCAACGCGCATTTCTTGTCCACCGCGGTGAGTTGGGCCGAAGTGCTGGGCGCGGAGAAAGTATTAATGGGCGCTGTGCAGCAGGACAGCTCGGGCTATCCTGACTGCCGCCCGGATTATTACCAGGCCTTTAACGAGGTGGTACGAAGAGGTACGCGAGAGGGACGCATTGAAATTGCGACGCCGCTGATAGCCATGCGCAAATCGCAGATCGTGCGCCTGGGCCTTGAATTGGGCGCGCCCTTCGATTTAACGTGGTCTTGCTATAGCCGGGAAGACCGCGCCTGCGGGATCTGCGACAGCTGCGTTTTGCGGCTGCGCGCGTTTCAAAATGCGGGTGCGCACGACCCTATTCCTTACCTGGAACCGGCAGTTTCGGGCACAGGCGATTAGGCGCGAACCACACGAAGTTTGAGCGGACAAGAAAAGATTTATTTTTGAGGTTAGCCGGGAGGCTCAAATGAAGCAGCGTTTATCAATATTGTTGGTGACACTGGTGATTGCGGCGCTGTGTGCTCCGTCTGCCTGGTCGCAAGCCACTGCCACGGTGAAGGGTGTTGCCAAAGACATGCAGGGACAACCGGTGGCCGGCGCCACGGTGAATTACGTCAATCAGGACACGGGTCAAAAGTACGACATTAAGACCAATAAGAAGGGTGAATTCTTCTCGCTGGGTATTGCTCCGGGCAAATACAAGATCAGCCTAATCAGCAATGGCCAGGTCTTGTTCTTTTTCAACGGAGTGCAGGTCTCACTGGGTAACGAAGAAAATGTTACCAACTTCGATCTGCAAAAGGAATCGGCAGACGCTAAGGCGCGCGGCCAGGCACAGATGACGCCTGAGCAGAAAGCAGCCCAGGAAAAGGCCCAAAAGGAAAATCTCACCATCAAGGCGCTGAACGAAAAACTGGCAGCCGCCACCCAGGCGCAACAGGCCGGTAACTTCGATCAGGCAATCGCGGTCATGAAAGAAGCAACGGCCATGGATCCTAATCGCGATGTCCTGTGGGCCAAGTTGGGAAATGTATATAGCGACGCGGCAAAGAAGTCCGAAACAACTGACCGTCCTGCGGCAGCCCAGCTCTATGCGCAATCGGCTGAGTCCTATCAGAAAGCTCTTGCCTTGAAACCCAGCGGGGCTGTTTACAACAACCTGGGGCAGGCCTTGGCAAAGTCCGGCAAGACGGATGACGCGATCAAGGCTTACAACCAGGCAGCGCAAGTGGATCCCCCGAATGCGGCTATGTACTATTTCAATCTGGGCGCAACCCTGACCAATACCGGCAAAATAGATGATGCCGTGCAGGCCTTTGATAAGACGATTGCCGCGGATCCCAACCGGGCTGAGGCTTACTATTGGAAGGGCGTTAATTTGCTGGGGAAAGCCACTCTGAAAGGCGACAAAATGGTGGCGCCCGAGGGTACTTCGGAAGCTTTCAACAAGTACCTTGAGCTTCAGCCTACCGGCCCCTATGCTGAACCAGCCAAGCAGATGCTGGCTTCAATGGGCGCTTCGGTGGAAACCAGCTACGGGAAGAAGAAGGCCAAGAAATAACAGCAGAGTTTGGCTTTTCTTTGGGTTTTTCTGGGACGGCAGTATGCCGTCCCTTTTTTAGTTCGGGCGGCCATGCACCGTCGTGTAGCGGCGAAAGGGTTTGCCCTATAGCCGCGCTGTGATTCTTAGGCTAAATTAGCGTTTCCCCCCAGATAAGCGACTGGTGTGTGAATGCCACGCCTTGCCCGGTCGAGTTCTCAAGGAGAAAGCCATCGCAACGCCAGCTCCAGCGCCCATGCCCGGAGTAGAACCGAAGACCACACCGGACTCCACCGCTTCCACGAACGCCATTTTATCGGCCATGCTGCGGACCTCGAGCAAGGTAAGTGACCTGATTTTTTCTCCTGGCCGGCCGCCACAAGTAGAGTTGAGTGGAGAGCTCGTTGCGGTGAAAATCGCCGAGATTCCTCACCTCAGCGCCGAAGATACGCGGCGGATTGCAGGCGACCTTATCGGTAACAACAAAGTGGCACTGGCCAAGCTCCGCGAACAAGGGGCTTGCGACGTTTCGTACAGTCTTCCGGGAAAAGCGCGTTTCCGCGTGAATGTATTCATCCAGCGCGGCACCTGCGCCGTTGTAATGCGGGTGATTCCACACACAATTCCTACTCTTAACGATCTCAATTTACCTGCGCAGTTGGCGAAGATCGCGGAACTGAAGAATGGAATCGTTCTTATCACCGGCCCCACTGGATCCGGTAAGTCTTCGA
The Terriglobales bacterium DNA segment above includes these coding regions:
- a CDS encoding tetratricopeptide repeat protein — its product is MKQRLSILLVTLVIAALCAPSAWSQATATVKGVAKDMQGQPVAGATVNYVNQDTGQKYDIKTNKKGEFFSLGIAPGKYKISLISNGQVLFFFNGVQVSLGNEENVTNFDLQKESADAKARGQAQMTPEQKAAQEKAQKENLTIKALNEKLAAATQAQQAGNFDQAIAVMKEATAMDPNRDVLWAKLGNVYSDAAKKSETTDRPAAAQLYAQSAESYQKALALKPSGAVYNNLGQALAKSGKTDDAIKAYNQAAQVDPPNAAMYYFNLGATLTNTGKIDDAVQAFDKTIAADPNRAEAYYWKGVNLLGKATLKGDKMVAPEGTSEAFNKYLELQPTGPYAEPAKQMLASMGASVETSYGKKKAKK
- a CDS encoding 7-carboxy-7-deazaguanine synthase; translated protein: MQITEIYKSLQGESSYAGLPCIFVRLTACNLRCSWCDSEYTFTGGKKMTLEEVEREVHRLNGGAPDSPANPSNGTRHSTKLVEITGGEPMLQEREVVPLMQRLVADGYTVLLETSGERPLATVPKEVIKVVDVKCPHSGAADTFREANLEALTRHDEVKFVLSDRTDYEFARAFIEQQNLGRRVASVILSPAFRKDATGRRDSSHCLLDPRELTDWMLADGLQARLGLQLHKFIWDPAEKGV
- the queD gene encoding 6-carboxytetrahydropterin synthase QueD, which gives rise to MFEVTVEDTFAAGHALRGYRGKCENPHGHNYKVRVTLEGEKLDGIGLLFDFKDLKAVMADIIDRLDHQYLNDIEPFKAENPSAENLARYFYQETNGKLRSVANGRVRVKDVIVWETDTTTARYFEG
- the queC gene encoding 7-cyano-7-deazaguanine synthase QueC, producing MTSKLLDTRNIDTRKVPADPRHKARAVVLLSGGMDSCVCAALAVRDYDAAALHVSYGQRTEKRERQAFLAICDRLRIRQRLMVRNDSLHAVGGSALTDPDLAVPTASEVIGGEIPITYVPFRNAHFLSTAVSWAEVLGAEKVLMGAVQQDSSGYPDCRPDYYQAFNEVVRRGTREGRIEIATPLIAMRKSQIVRLGLELGAPFDLTWSCYSREDRACGICDSCVLRLRAFQNAGAHDPIPYLEPAVSGTGD